From Polypterus senegalus isolate Bchr_013 chromosome 15, ASM1683550v1, whole genome shotgun sequence, the proteins below share one genomic window:
- the LOC120515629 gene encoding lysozyme C, kidney isozyme-like: protein MQMTSLLGVTFLALIISPAMGKTFQRCELAKLLKASGMDGYRRVSLPNWVCMASFESRYDTMARNYNRDGSTDYGIFQINSRWWCEDGETPGSKNACKISCNALQNDDITDDIKCAKRVVQDPNGMRAWVAWRLYCAGKDLTKYLEDCDL from the exons atgcAGATGACATCTCTGCTTGGAGTCACCTTCTTGGCTCTCATCATCTCGCCAGCCATGGGAAAAACTTTCCAGCGTTGTGAGCTGGCAAAGCTGCTTAAGGCATCtgggatggatggatacagaAGAGTCAGTCTTCCTAACT GGGTCTGCATGGCATCATTTGAGTCTAGATATGACACCATGGCAAGGAATTATAACAGGGACGGCTCAACAGATTATGGTATCTTTCAGATTAACAGCCGTTGGTGGTGTGAGGATGGAGAGACACCAGGCTCCAAGAATGCCTGTAAAATTTCTTGTAATG CACTGCAGAATGATGACATCACTGATGACATTAAATGTGCCAAGCGAGTGGTCCAGGACCCCAATGGAATGAGAGCCTG GGTGGCTTGGAGGCTTTACTGTGCTGGAAAAGACCTTACGAAATACTTAGAAGATTGTGACCTGTAA